In Mycoplasmopsis phocirhinis, the DNA window GCGAATATAACGCAAAAATATCAATAAATTCTGGTGAAGAGCCAATTAATAAGTTTTGTTTGCGTTCTTTTTTTATCACTGAACAAATATAAGCGTATTGGAATGCAAAATTATTTTTGATATTTTCTGAAACAAAATCAAGTGTTGCCACGGTATAACCTTGTAGAATTTCGTTGATGTTCAAGCCTTTAATTAACATTAACAATAAATTTATTTCATTAAAAAAAGCAAAACGATGGTGCAAAATATCTGGTGTAATTAAAATGTTTTTTTCTTCTATATTTAAAAATTTAATTGTTTTTTCGGCATTTTCTCTTCCAACAAAAAAAGAATTATTTAAGGTTTTGTAATAACCAAAATTTTGCTGTACAAAATTGTAAAAAATTTTGATAAATTCAATAAATTTATTGTTGAATTTATTCATTTTGCTTAAAATAAAAGCAGTATTAGCTAAATTTATATTTTTTTTGCTATATTGAAAAAAACTAAATCAATTTTGAATTGCATCATCTTCGCAAACAAAAAAAAATTTAATTTTATGTTTAAACAAAATGTCATTTCTTAATACAAAATTATAAGCACTTTCAAAATTATTTTTAGTTCTAGTATCAGAAAAAATTATGATATTTTCACAATTATGTTTAATAACATTTTTGGCAAACTCATTCAATTCATTTGTGTTATTTAGACCAAAATTTAAAGCTAGTTCGTGAAACCCAAAATGTTCAAAACCATCAATTGTCTTAAATTTGATTTCTTTTAAAATATCAACACCTTTTTTTACTAAACTTTCGTTAGTAAAATCGGGATAGTAATTATGTGGCTTAATTGTTAATTTCGGCATTAACTACCTCATTTTCATATTTTTCTATTTCTTTGGTAATTGAATTTTTTAGTGTTTTAAATCCGTGTTTTGTTTCTTTAAGTTCTTCATTAAATGGTTTTTTGCAAAAATATGGGTGGTTTTGTTTAAAATTGCCAATTCCTGTTTGATTTTCATGATTAATTTCTTCTACGTAAAAGTTAATTTTATCCTTTAAATTAAATTCGCAAAAAAGATTCTTTCACTCAAAGTCAGTAACTAAATTTTTCGGAATTGTAAAAATATATTTTTTATTAGTTAATACCGTTAAATTATCAGCACTGATATGGATAATTTTACCAAATAAAATGTCACCTTTTTTGTTCATGATTGAATTATAAAAGAATATGTGAACTAACAAAATTTAATTATGTTTATATTGTAAAGCTCAATCAATAATTTTATTTAGCATTAAAAAAATTTATTTAGGTAGCAAAAAAAATATCATATATATTATAATTTAATATAATAAATTATATTGCCGGTCTTTTTTGTCTTTTCAAAAAAGTAAAGGAACAAACGGAAGAGGATTATATGAATAAAGACAAAAATATTTTATTAAATACTGAATATTTAACAAGATTAGAACAAAATGAAATTTATAAAGCGATACTAAATTACGATTCAAAACTTAGTGCAATTGTTCAAGCAACAAAAAAACAGACAATAAGTCAAACTGATTATTTTAGAATTAAGTCTAATTTTAACCAAGTTGAAGATTTAATTGATGATTTATTAACTATTTCGAGATTTAATTATTTAGAAGAAGTTAAGAGTTTATATGCTTCAATTGTTAATAATTTTAACCTTTTATTTACCAAATATGTGATTGATTATACAGCTTCAGATTCACCTGACACGAGAGCTTATCATAAACTAGATACTGAACAACAATTTTCTCTAACATCGTATTTGACATCATTTGTTATTGTTGAAGACAAATTCGTAATTTTTGTAGCTGTTGATAAATATCAATATCCAATATTGACTGAATTCGTTTGTTCAGAAACTGATTTTTCTTGTCCAGCTGATTGTGAAAAATCTTGTTGTTTAGTGCAAGTTCAAGCGGTTGAAAATAGCGATATGGCCGAAACACAAAACATCACAGAGGAAGATTATTCTTGTCCAACTGATTGTGAAAAAACTTGTTGTGTAACAGAAGTTCAAGCAGTTGAAAATAGCGATATAGAAACTAATACAAATGAAAACGAAACAACACCAGTAGAATTTATCGAAGAAACTAAAATAAACGAAGAAAATCTAATTCTTGATCATAGCGATGTATTGACACAAACAGAATTTAATCAATATTTAGATTTGGCTCATTACACCTCATTACCAGAAAAAGATTTATTAGATGCTTTAACTAAATATTCACACAAATTAGAGAAAATTAACACTAACTTTAAGCGTCAAACTGTTAGTCAAGCAGACTACTTCAGAACAAAGCAAAACTTAAACGATGTTCAAGAATTGGTTGATGATTTATTAACTCATGACTCATATTCATATAAGCAAGAAACGCAATTAGTCTACGATGATGTAAATCGAAACTTTGACAATATTTTAAATAATTTAGTAATTGATTATACTGCTGCTGATACACCTGATAATAATGGTTTAGCATTATTAAATATAAATGAAAACGATTTTTTAAATTACCAAACATCGTTTATTCTTCATGAAAATAAACAGGTAGTATTTAATGTTGCGAATGAATATTCGTACCCAATTTTAAGTGTTCAAAATCTTGAAACTAATTCTATAGAAGATTCTTCTGAACATGAACAACATTTAATGAACGAAATGCTAGTTGAAAATAGTGTTGTTGAGCCAATTATGGTTGATGAAGAAGTTATTGAACATCAAGATAAAACAGAAAATAATGAATTTGTGGAATTTGTTCAAAGTGAAGAAGTTCAAAATTCATGCAACAAAGAAGAGTGCGAGACAAATTGTGAGTGTGCAAGTGAGTGTGATATTACTGTTCACGAAACTCAAACATTTGTAGTTGATTCTAATAAAAAACTTAAACCATCTCGCTACTTATCAAAACCTAAAAAATTCTGGTGAATTTTATCACTTGTTGTGGTGTCATTAATTCTTGTGGTGCTATTGATTTTGGTAGGTCTACGGGCTTATGAAATAATAAATAATATAGATATTTTCTAAATTTTAAAACGAACTGAGGTTATATGCTGAATAAAGAAAAAAACATAAACACATTGATAAATCATCTAAAAACCTCAGGTTTTGTTTTTCAAGGAAGTGAAATTTATGGCGGGCTTGCAAATACTTGAGATTACGGTCCTTTAGGAGCAACTTTAAAGGATAATATCGAACAAATTTGAAAGCGTTACTTTATTCAAAGTGAAAAAAACAATTTTTTACTCGATTCAAAAATTTTAATGAACCCAGAAGTTTGAGTAACTTCAGGACATGTGATTAATTTTAATGACCCGTTGATTGAAAATAAAGTAAACGGAAAAAGATATCGTGCTGATAAATTAATTGAAGAAATAAATCCTAATATTGTTGCTGAAACAATGTCTTTTGAACAAATGAAGCAATTTTTGGTTGAAAACTTGTCCGAATATGATGGTTCAAAAACTCAATGAAGTGATATTAAAAAATTCAATTTAATGTTTGAAACCAAACAGGGTGCAACGGAAGAATCTAAAAGCAAAATTTATTTACGACCTGAAACAACACAAGGAATAATGGTCAATTTTAAAAATGTACAACGTTCTATGAGAGCTAGATTACCTATGGGGATAGGTCAAGTTGGAAAAAGTTTTAGAAATGAAGTGACTCCTGGTAATTTTATATTTAGAACACGTGAATTTGAACAAATGGAATTAGAAATTTTTACCCATCCCAACCAAGCTGATGAATTATTTCATTACTACATCCAAAAATCATTAAATTTTGTAAAAAAATTGGGTTTAAGCGATCAAAATATTCGTTTAAGGGCTCACGAACAAGATGAATTATCACATTATTCTTCTGCTACCAGTGATATTGAGTATCAATTCCCATTTGGTTGAGGTGAATTATTAGGTATAGCAAATAGAACTAATTTTGATTTAAACGCTCACCAAAATGCCACTGGTGAAAATCTTGAGTATTTAGATCCAAATACAAATGAAAAATTTATACCTTACGTAATTGAACCTTCGATGGGTTTAGACCGCTTAATGTTTGCTATTTTAATTGAAGCTTACGATGAAGAAAAATTAGAAAACGAAACTAGACTTGTAATGCGTTTTGATAAAAATATAGCTCCGTATCGCGTTGCTGTTTTGCCACTAGTTAAAAAACTCAATGAAACAGCAAATAAAATTTATCAAATGCTGCTTG includes these proteins:
- a CDS encoding glucose-6-phosphate isomerase — encoded protein: MPKLTIKPHNYYPDFTNESLVKKGVDILKEIKFKTIDGFEHFGFHELALNFGLNNTNELNEFAKNVIKHNCENIIIFSDTRTKNNFESAYNFVLRNDILFKHKIKFFFVCEDDAIQNWFSFFQYSKKNINLANTAFILSKMNKFNNKFIEFIKIFYNFVQQNFGYYKTLNNSFFVGRENAEKTIKFLNIEEKNILITPDILHHRFAFFNEINLLLMLIKGLNINEILQGYTVATLDFVSENIKNNFAFQYAYICSVIKKERKQNLLIGSSPEFIDIFALYSRMNNEKDFKNNKWTNSIIFPNDIYTYSTYSLGMNSAYFATFVKFDKFKNDYRISPELSFDDGVPKLQQNRLSQFTNISNNGIVTTLSEIINIPLVQINLAENNESVLGTFICFLYWSIIYESYLNKQNPFELN
- a CDS encoding RNA-binding protein; protein product: MNKKGDILFGKIIHISADNLTVLTNKKYIFTIPKNLVTDFEWKNLFCEFNLKDKINFYVEEINHENQTGIGNFKQNHPYFCKKPFNEELKETKHGFKTLKNSITKEIEKYENEVVNAEINN
- a CDS encoding glycine--tRNA ligase, with the protein product MLNKEKNINTLINHLKTSGFVFQGSEIYGGLANTWDYGPLGATLKDNIEQIWKRYFIQSEKNNFLLDSKILMNPEVWVTSGHVINFNDPLIENKVNGKRYRADKLIEEINPNIVAETMSFEQMKQFLVENLSEYDGSKTQWSDIKKFNLMFETKQGATEESKSKIYLRPETTQGIMVNFKNVQRSMRARLPMGIGQVGKSFRNEVTPGNFIFRTREFEQMELEIFTHPNQADELFHYYIQKSLNFVKKLGLSDQNIRLRAHEQDELSHYSSATSDIEYQFPFGWGELLGIANRTNFDLNAHQNATGENLEYLDPNTNEKFIPYVIEPSMGLDRLMFAILIEAYDEEKLENETRLVMRFDKNIAPYRVAVLPLVKKLNETANKIYQMLLDKGIAVTYDETASIGKRYRRQDAIGTPYCLTVDFETLNDDTLTLRERDSMQQKRIKINEILLHI